One Oceanicoccus sagamiensis genomic region harbors:
- a CDS encoding SulP family inorganic anion transporter, with product MFEFHPSKVATVKNDVLSGLTVALALVPEAVAFAFVAGVEPLVGLYAAFMVGLITACIGGRPGMISGATGALAVVMVTLVADHGVEYLFATVVLMGFLQILAGVLKLGKFIRMVPHPVMLGFVNGLAIVIFLAQLSQFGVAGEPGWLNGTFMEGSIVDVAWLEGDQLYMLLGLVTITMMIIHFLPKLTTAVPSSLVAIVAVTLLVFGLDLNTRVVGDVASIKGGLPTFHIPSVPFSFETFWIILPYSIILAAIGLIESLLTLRLVDEITESRGRGNKECIGQGVANTVTGMFGGMGGCAMIGQSMINVNSGGRGRLSGITAALSLLLFILVGSALIEKIPLAALIGVMFIVVIGTFEWSSFRILRKVPRSDALILITVSGVTVATDLAVAVVVGVIVSALVFAWDHAKHIRIESKEDHKGSTVYAVTGPLFFGSVTSFLEHFDPSTDNDDVVIDFARSRVADHSGLEAIDTLAERYVNAGKTLHLVHLSAECRKLLKKAGNMVEVNVIEDPKYFVAEDALA from the coding sequence ATGTTTGAGTTTCACCCAAGTAAAGTCGCCACTGTAAAAAATGATGTGCTATCGGGCTTAACCGTTGCCCTGGCGCTGGTGCCGGAGGCGGTCGCCTTTGCTTTTGTGGCGGGTGTTGAGCCGCTGGTGGGCTTATATGCCGCGTTTATGGTGGGTCTGATCACCGCCTGTATTGGTGGTCGTCCGGGTATGATTTCGGGTGCAACCGGTGCCTTGGCCGTGGTGATGGTGACTCTGGTTGCCGACCATGGTGTTGAGTATCTATTTGCTACCGTCGTATTGATGGGCTTTTTGCAAATACTGGCGGGTGTCTTAAAGCTGGGTAAATTTATCCGTATGGTGCCACACCCGGTTATGTTGGGTTTTGTTAATGGCCTGGCGATTGTGATTTTCCTGGCCCAGTTAAGCCAGTTTGGTGTTGCCGGTGAGCCGGGTTGGTTAAATGGCACCTTTATGGAAGGCTCGATTGTCGATGTGGCCTGGCTGGAAGGCGATCAGCTGTATATGTTGCTAGGCCTGGTGACCATCACCATGATGATTATTCACTTCCTGCCAAAACTCACCACTGCGGTTCCGTCGTCGCTGGTAGCGATTGTGGCGGTGACCTTATTGGTCTTTGGGCTGGATTTAAATACCCGCGTTGTAGGCGATGTGGCCTCTATCAAAGGTGGCCTGCCGACTTTCCATATTCCTTCCGTGCCGTTTAGTTTTGAGACGTTTTGGATCATCCTGCCTTACTCGATTATTCTGGCGGCGATTGGTTTGATTGAGTCTTTGCTGACCTTGCGTCTGGTAGATGAAATCACTGAATCCCGCGGCCGCGGTAATAAAGAGTGTATCGGTCAGGGTGTTGCCAATACCGTCACCGGTATGTTCGGTGGTATGGGTGGTTGTGCGATGATTGGCCAAAGCATGATTAATGTGAATTCCGGTGGCCGTGGTCGCCTCTCCGGTATTACCGCTGCACTGTCCCTATTATTATTTATTCTGGTGGGCTCAGCGCTGATTGAAAAAATTCCTCTGGCTGCATTGATTGGCGTTATGTTTATTGTGGTGATTGGTACCTTTGAGTGGAGTAGCTTCCGGATTCTGCGCAAAGTCCCCCGCAGTGACGCGCTAATCCTGATTACCGTATCGGGTGTGACCGTCGCAACGGATTTAGCGGTGGCGGTTGTTGTCGGTGTGATTGTTTCTGCGCTGGTATTTGCCTGGGATCACGCCAAGCATATCCGCATCGAGTCCAAAGAAGATCATAAAGGCTCTACGGTTTATGCCGTAACGGGCCCGCTGTTTTTTGGTTCGGTTACCTCTTTCCTTGAGCACTTTGACCCCAGCACGGATAACGATGATGTGGTGATTGATTTTGCCCGTTCAAGAGTGGCCGATCATTCGGGGCTAGAGGCTATAGATACTTTAGCGGAGCGCTATGTTAATGCAGGTAAAACCCTGCACCTGGTGCATTTAAGTGCAGAGTGTCGCAAGCTATTGAAAAAGGCTGGCAATATGGTTGAAGTGAATGTGATCGAAGATCCTAAATACTTTGTAGCCGAGGATGCGCTTGCTTAA
- a CDS encoding PadR family transcriptional regulator, with protein sequence MSLKHALLAMLDIDKGSGYDLIKRFDQSVAFFWPSSFQQVYKELTWLEDKGFILAEAVNQQGKPDKKIYQVTDSGGEELQRWLSLPAKEMKIKDTFLIKVFGGQRSTPEQLLEDLHRQQRQHKENLASYKTIAHNLKQLSPAKFKQYALPYQTLKLGIRFEETWLEWSEETELLLSRGDIG encoded by the coding sequence ATGTCACTTAAACACGCCCTGTTAGCCATGCTTGATATCGACAAAGGCTCTGGCTATGACCTGATCAAGCGGTTTGATCAAAGTGTCGCTTTCTTCTGGCCATCCAGTTTTCAGCAGGTTTATAAGGAATTAACCTGGCTTGAGGATAAAGGCTTTATTCTGGCGGAAGCCGTTAACCAACAGGGTAAGCCGGATAAAAAAATTTATCAGGTGACGGATAGCGGTGGTGAGGAATTGCAGCGCTGGTTAAGTTTGCCAGCCAAAGAAATGAAGATTAAGGATACGTTTTTAATCAAGGTCTTTGGCGGCCAACGCAGCACCCCTGAACAACTGCTGGAAGACCTGCATCGGCAGCAGCGACAACATAAAGAAAATCTGGCCAGCTATAAAACCATTGCCCACAATCTAAAACAACTTAGCCCCGCCAAATTTAAACAATACGCCCTCCCCTATCAAACACTAAAGCTGGGTATTCGGTTTGAAGAAACCTGGTTAGAGTGGAGCGAAGAAACCGAGCTGTTGTTAAGCCGTGGAGATATTGGGTAA